A section of the Ornithinimicrobium sufpigmenti genome encodes:
- the dnaA gene encoding chromosomal replication initiator protein DnaA — MSPLPVDHQAIWQRVVSDLEKNGLQPRERAFLRLTRLLGLLDSNALLAVPYPHTKEMLETTLRRPIEDSLSRELGHDVRLAITVDEDLRKAVDDDSDDVASDHSVDSRGPGAVPGAAVPQTPAGPAGPAVTGVADDARLNPKYTFDTFVSGPSNRFAHAASLAVAESPARAYNPLFIYGESGLGKTHLLHAIGHYARSLYPGVRVRYVNSEEFTNDFINSIRDEKAGAFQRRYRNVDFLLIDDIQFLQGKEQTVEEFFHTFNTLHNSEKQVVITSDQPPKRLSGFAERLRSRFEWGLLTDVQPPDLETRLAILRKKAAQERMQMPDDVLELIATRITTNIRELEGALIRVMAFGSLSGQPVTNDLAQHVLKDIVPGSDPSRITVTTIIDEVSDYFQITKDELCGTSRSRTLVNARQIAMYLCRELTELSLPKIGQAFGGRDHTTVMHAERKIRTQIGERRALYDQIAELTGIIRKASAR; from the coding sequence ATGAGCCCGCTCCCGGTCGACCACCAGGCCATCTGGCAGCGGGTGGTCTCCGACCTGGAGAAGAACGGGCTCCAGCCCCGGGAACGCGCCTTCCTCCGGCTGACCAGGTTGCTCGGGCTGCTGGACAGCAACGCCCTCCTTGCGGTGCCCTACCCGCACACCAAGGAGATGCTCGAGACCACCCTGCGTCGGCCCATCGAGGACTCGCTGTCCCGAGAGCTGGGGCACGACGTCCGGCTGGCGATCACCGTCGACGAGGACCTGCGCAAGGCCGTCGACGACGACAGTGACGACGTGGCCAGCGACCATTCCGTGGACTCCCGCGGGCCAGGCGCTGTCCCGGGAGCTGCCGTGCCGCAGACTCCGGCGGGTCCCGCCGGCCCGGCCGTCACGGGGGTCGCCGACGACGCTCGGCTGAACCCGAAGTACACCTTCGACACCTTCGTCTCCGGACCCTCGAACCGGTTCGCGCACGCCGCCTCCCTGGCGGTGGCCGAGTCCCCGGCCCGTGCCTACAACCCGCTGTTCATCTACGGCGAGTCCGGACTGGGCAAGACGCACCTGCTGCACGCCATCGGGCACTACGCCCGCAGCCTCTACCCCGGGGTGCGGGTGCGCTACGTGAACTCCGAGGAGTTCACCAACGACTTCATCAACAGCATCCGCGACGAGAAGGCGGGCGCCTTCCAACGGCGGTACCGCAACGTGGACTTCCTCCTCATCGACGACATCCAGTTCCTGCAGGGCAAGGAACAGACGGTCGAGGAGTTCTTCCACACCTTCAACACCCTGCACAACAGCGAGAAGCAGGTCGTGATCACCTCCGACCAGCCGCCCAAGCGCCTCTCCGGCTTCGCCGAGCGCCTGCGCAGCCGCTTCGAGTGGGGGCTGCTCACCGACGTCCAGCCGCCCGACCTGGAGACCCGGCTGGCGATCCTGCGCAAGAAGGCGGCGCAGGAACGCATGCAGATGCCGGACGACGTCCTGGAGCTGATCGCCACCCGGATCACCACCAACATCCGGGAGCTGGAGGGCGCCCTCATCAGGGTGATGGCCTTCGGGTCCCTGTCCGGGCAGCCGGTCACCAACGACCTCGCGCAGCACGTCCTCAAGGACATCGTCCCGGGCAGCGACCCCTCCCGGATCACCGTCACGACGATCATCGACGAGGTCTCGGACTACTTCCAGATCACCAAGGACGAGCTCTGCGGGACATCCCGCTCCCGCACCCTGGTCAACGCCCGGCAGATCGCGATGTACCTGTGCCGCGAGCTCACCGAGCTCTCGCTGCCCAAGATCGGGCAGGCGTTCGGCGGTCGTGACCACACCACGGTGATGCACGCCGAGCGCAAGATCCGCACCCAGATCGGCGAGCGGCGGGCCCTCTACGACCAGATCGCCGAGCTGACCGGCATCATCCGCAAGGCCTCTGCTCGCTGA
- the dnaN gene encoding DNA polymerase III subunit beta — MKFRVERDVLSEAVAWVVRGLSNRPPVPVLAGVLLTADEEGTLTFSAYDYEVSATVTVEADVEEGGQVLVLGKLLADISRNLPVKPVQVATEGAKVQLTCGSSRFSLIQMPVSDYPQLPAQAQPSGSIPGDVFTQAVQQVSIAADRGDTLPILTGVRVEVDGEKVTLLATDRYRLAMRELTWNPGTSDASHISLIPARTLSETAKALGAAGSVDVAFGDASRSDGLVGFEAGQRRTTTRLLDGEYPKVTSIFPTSVDTVAVVDTQGLIEAVRRVALVAERNTPIRLRFTEDHVAIEAGTGDDAQGSEAVEATLTGPPVEIAFNPQFLLDGLGVLGAPYTRLAFTQPSRPAVISGQKEVDGDSDESYRYVLMPVRFAG; from the coding sequence GTGAAGTTTCGTGTCGAGCGTGATGTCCTCTCCGAGGCCGTCGCCTGGGTCGTCCGCGGCCTGAGCAACCGTCCCCCCGTGCCGGTCCTGGCCGGTGTGCTGCTGACGGCCGACGAGGAGGGCACGCTCACCTTCTCCGCCTACGACTACGAGGTCTCCGCCACGGTGACCGTCGAGGCCGATGTCGAGGAGGGTGGGCAGGTCCTGGTCCTGGGCAAGCTGCTCGCCGACATCTCCCGCAACCTGCCGGTCAAGCCGGTACAGGTGGCGACCGAGGGGGCCAAGGTGCAGCTCACCTGCGGCTCCAGCCGGTTCTCGCTGATCCAGATGCCGGTGTCGGACTACCCGCAGCTGCCGGCACAGGCCCAGCCGAGCGGGTCCATCCCCGGCGACGTCTTCACCCAGGCGGTGCAGCAGGTCTCCATCGCTGCCGACCGCGGCGACACGCTGCCGATCCTCACGGGGGTCCGCGTCGAGGTCGACGGCGAGAAGGTCACCCTGCTGGCCACCGACCGCTACCGCCTGGCGATGCGCGAGCTGACCTGGAACCCCGGCACCTCCGACGCCAGCCACATCAGCCTGATCCCGGCCCGGACCCTGTCCGAGACCGCCAAGGCGCTGGGTGCCGCCGGCTCGGTCGACGTCGCCTTCGGCGACGCCTCGCGCAGCGACGGCCTGGTCGGTTTCGAGGCCGGCCAGCGACGGACCACCACCCGCCTGCTGGACGGCGAGTACCCCAAGGTCACCTCCATCTTCCCCACCTCGGTGGACACGGTCGCGGTCGTGGACACCCAGGGCCTCATCGAGGCGGTCCGCCGCGTCGCCCTCGTCGCCGAGCGCAACACGCCGATCCGGCTGCGCTTCACCGAGGACCACGTCGCCATCGAGGCCGGCACCGGTGACGACGCACAGGGCAGCGAGGCCGTCGAGGCCACCCTCACCGGGCCGCCCGTCGAGATCGCCTTCAACCCCCAGTTCCTGCTCGACGGACTGGGCGTCCTCGGTGCCCCGTACACCCGCCTGGCCTTCACCCAGCCCTCGCGACCCGCCGTCATCTCCGGGCAGAAAGAGGTCGACGGAGACTCCGACGAGTCCTACCGCTACGTCCTGATGCCGGTGCGGTTCGCCGGCTGA
- the gnd gene encoding phosphogluconate dehydrogenase (NAD(+)-dependent, decarboxylating), which produces MRIGMIGLGKMGGNMRERLRRAGHHVVGYDLDESLRDVGSLPELVEAIDNDGLRVVWVMVPHGKPTRSTVEDLAELLTEGDLVIEGGNSKYTEDLELDALLAPKGIGYLDCGVSGGIWGLENGYGLMVGGRAEDVEKAMPIFDALRPEGPREEGFVHAGEVGAGHYAKMVHNGIEYGLMHAYAEGYELLAAKDIVKDVPGCFQAWSRGTVVRSWLLDLAVKALEETPGLEGVSEYTTDSGEGRWTLEEGIEMAVPMPVLAAALFARFASRQENSPAMQMVAALRGQFGGHAVQMLDGHDAGQVEVHQGAEPKHDADRARVDQGGGPGGQGGDVRAAEGADDAGPSSGSGSTGGPVGPTSGTGDVDDRG; this is translated from the coding sequence ATGAGAATCGGCATGATCGGCCTGGGCAAGATGGGTGGCAACATGCGCGAGCGGCTGCGCCGCGCTGGCCACCACGTGGTCGGTTACGACCTGGACGAGAGCCTGCGGGACGTCGGCAGCCTGCCGGAGCTGGTCGAGGCGATCGACAACGACGGCTTGCGGGTGGTGTGGGTCATGGTCCCGCACGGCAAGCCCACCCGGTCCACGGTGGAGGACCTCGCCGAGCTGCTCACCGAGGGTGACCTGGTCATCGAGGGCGGCAACTCCAAGTACACCGAGGACCTCGAGCTCGACGCGCTGCTGGCGCCGAAGGGCATCGGCTACCTGGACTGCGGCGTCTCCGGCGGCATCTGGGGGCTGGAGAACGGCTACGGGCTGATGGTCGGCGGCCGTGCCGAGGACGTCGAGAAGGCGATGCCGATCTTCGACGCGTTGCGTCCGGAGGGACCGCGCGAGGAAGGGTTCGTGCACGCCGGCGAGGTCGGTGCCGGGCACTACGCCAAGATGGTGCACAACGGCATCGAGTACGGCCTCATGCACGCCTACGCCGAGGGTTACGAGCTGCTCGCCGCCAAGGACATCGTCAAGGACGTCCCGGGCTGCTTCCAGGCCTGGAGCCGGGGCACCGTGGTCCGCTCCTGGCTGCTGGACCTCGCGGTCAAGGCGCTGGAGGAGACCCCCGGCCTGGAAGGGGTCAGCGAGTACACCACCGACTCCGGCGAGGGCCGTTGGACCCTCGAGGAGGGCATCGAGATGGCGGTGCCGATGCCCGTGCTCGCCGCGGCGCTCTTCGCCCGGTTCGCCTCCCGTCAGGAGAACTCCCCGGCCATGCAGATGGTCGCGGCCCTGCGGGGGCAGTTCGGCGGGCACGCGGTGCAGATGCTCGACGGCCACGACGCGGGCCAGGTGGAGGTCCACCAGGGCGCGGAGCCGAAGCACGACGCGGATCGTGCGCGGGTGGACCAGGGCGGCGGACCCGGTGGACAGGGCGGTGACGTCAGGGCGGCCGAGGGCGCCGACGACGCCGGTCCCTCCTCCGGGAGCGGGTCCACCGGCGGACCCGTCGGCCCCACCTCGGGCACCGGTGACGTCGACGACCGGGGCTAG